From Perognathus longimembris pacificus isolate PPM17 chromosome 4, ASM2315922v1, whole genome shotgun sequence, one genomic window encodes:
- the Tbr1 gene encoding T-box brain protein 1 yields MQLEHCLSPSIMLSKKFLNVSSSYPHSGGSELVLHDHPIISTTDNLERSSPLKKITRGMTNQSDTDNFPDSKDSPGDVQRSKLSPVLDGVSELRHSFDGSAADRYLLSQSSQPQSAATAPSAMFPYPGQHGPAHPAFSIGSPSRYMAHHPVITNGAYNSLLSNSSPQGYPTAGYPYPQQYGHSYQGAPFYQFSSTQPGLVPGKAQVYLCNRPLWLKFHRHQTEMIITKQGRRMFPFLSFNISGLDPTAHYNIFVDVILADPNHWRFQGGKWVPCGKADTNVQGNRVYMHPDSPNTGAHWMRQEISFGKLKLTNNKGASNNNGQMVVLQSLHKYQPRLHVVEVNEDGTEDTSQPGRVQTFTFPETQFIAVTAYQNTDITQLKIDHNPFAKGFRDNYDTIYTGCDMDRLTPSPNDSPRSQIVPGARYAMAGSFLQDQFVSNYAKARFHPGAGAGPGPGTDRSVPHTNGLLSPQQAEDPGAPSPQRWFVTPANNRLDFAASAYDTATDFAGNAATLLSYAAAGVKALPLQAAGCTGRPLGYYADPSGWGARSPPQYCGAKSGSVLPCWPNSAAAAARMAGANPYLGEEAEGLAAERSPLPPGAAEDAKPKDLSDSSWIETPSSIKSIDSSDSGIYEQAKRRRISPADTPVSESSSPLKSEVLAQRDCEKNCAKDIGGYYGFYSHS; encoded by the exons ATGCAGCTGGAGCATTGCCTTTCTCCTTCTATCATGCTCTCCAAGAAATTTCTCAATGTGAGCAGCAGCTACCCACATTCAGGCGGATCTGAGCTTGTCTTGCACGATCATCCCATTATCTCGACCACTGACAACCTGGAGAGAAGTTCAcctttgaaaaaaattaccaGGGGGATGACGAATCAGTCAGATACAGACAATTTTCCTGACTCCAAGGACTCACCAGGGGACGTCCAGAGAAGTAAACTCTCTCCTGTCTTGGACGGGGTCTCTGAGCTTCGTCACAGTTTCGATGGCTCTGCTGCAGATCGCTACCTCCTCTCTCAGTCCAGCCAGCCACAGTCTGCGGCCACTGCTCCCAGTGCCATGTTCCCGTACCCCGGCCAGCACGGACCGGCACACCCCGCCTTCTCCATCGGCAGCCCCAGTCGCTACATGGCCCACCATCCGGTCATCACCAATGGAGCTTACAACAGCCTCCTGTCCAACTCCTCACCGCAGGGCTACCCCACGGCGGGATACCCCTACCCACAGCAATACGGCCACTCCTACCAAGGAGCCCCGTTCTACCAGTTCTCCTCTACCCAGCCAGGATTGGTGCCCGGCAAAGCACAGGTGTACCTGTGCAACAGGCCGCTTTGGCTGAAATTTCACCGGCACCAAACGGAGATGATCATCACCAAACAGGGAAG GCGcatgtttccttttttaagttttaacaTTTCTGGTCTCGATCCCACGGCTCATTACAATATTTTTGTGGATGTGATTTTGGCCGATCCCAATCACTGGAGGTTTCAAGGAGGCAAATGGGTTCCTTGCGGCAAAGCGGACACCAATGTGCAAG GAAATCGGGTCTATATGCATCCGGATTCTCCCAATACTGGGGCTCATTGGATGCGCCAAGAAATCTCTTTTGGAAAATTAAAACTTACCAACAACAAAGGAGCTTCAAACAACAATGGGCAG ATGGTGGTTTTACAATCCCTGCACAAGTACCAGCCCCGCCTGCATGTGGTGGAAGTGAACGAGGATGGTACGGAGGACACCAGCCAGCCGGGCCGTGTGCAGACATTCACTTTCCCCGAGACTCAGTTCATCGCTGTCACCGCCTACCAGAACACCGAT ATTACACAACTGAAAATAGACCACAACCCCTTTGCAAAGGGATTCCGAGATAATTATGACAC gatCTACACGGGCTGCGACATGGACCGTCTGACCCCTTCGCCTAACGACTCTCCGCGCTCGCAGATTGTCCCCGGCGCCCGCTACGCCATGGCTGGCTCTTTCCTGCAGGACCAGTTCGTGAGCAACTACGCCAAGGCCCGCTTCCACCCGGGTGCAGGCGCGGGCCCCGGACCGGGGACGGACCGCAGCGTCCCGCACACCAATGGGCTGCTGTCCCCGCAGCAGGCCGAGGACCCCGGCGCGCCGTCGCCGCAGCGCTGGTTTGTGACACCCGCCAATAATCGGCTGGACTTCGCGGCCTCGGCCTACGACACTGCCACGGACTTCGCGGGCAACGCGGCCACGCTGCTGTCGTACGCGGCGGCGGGTGTGAAGGCGCTGCCGCTGCAGGCCGCCGGCTGCACGGGCCGCCCGCTCGGCTACTACGCCGACCCGTCGGGCTGGGGCGCGCGCAGCCCCCCGCAGTACTGCGGTGCCAAGTCGGGGTCCGTGCTGCCCTGCTGGCCCAACagcgccgcggccgccgcgcgcATGGCCGGCGCCAACCCCTACCTGGGCGAGGAGGCCGAGGGCCTGGCCGCCGAGCGCTCGCCGCTGCCGCCCGGTGCCGCTGAGGACGCCAAGCCTAAGGACCTGTCCGACTCCAGCTGGATCGAGACGCCCTCCTCCATCAAGTCCATCGACTCGAGCGACTCGGGGATTTACGAGCAGGCCAAGCGGAGGCGGATCTCGCCGGCAGACACGCCAGTGTCCGAGAGCTCGTCCCCACTCAAGAGCGAGGTGCTGGCCCAGCGGGACTGTGAGAAGAATTGCGCCAAGGACATTGGCGGCTACTATGGCTTCTACTCGCACAGCTAG